The DNA sequence acaaaaagcacaaacaaagacgtccctccaccaagatttgaaagtatcttgtcccccttttgatcctctgctcaggtgtcagccaggttcactgagcttcttaaccctttacaagtaaaagagacattaacccttaaccatctgtttatgacagaggtgaTGTCACAGATGAGGATAGCATCCAATTCCTTATAAAAATGGCAGGTCTGGGGAGCAGCACTGGAGTAACCTTTTGCCTCCATTGCCTTCTGGTATACGGCATTCCTGGTGCATGGCACCAGCTTCTTTACCTTtcctgtgcactgcagtgtgttttGGTCACAGCTCTTTTCTTACATGCTGCATGAAACCTGCCCATTGGTATCGACATTCCTATAGCTGGAGCACAACTGGAAcagcacagcctcctctccctaaATACTGAGCAGATCCGGCAGCTCCACAGTGGCCCAAGTGGGAGAGCATTTGCTACGTGAAGCCGCAATGGTCACCTGAGAACAGGCAGTGTGAACTCTCCATGCCAAAGAGGaagggaatttcaaaattcccgGGCCTTTaaatggggaggggcagagggtgtTTACCTCGGTGCAAGGCAGAGGATTTAAAACTGCTGACAACAggggtcaggatgggcattgagGGACACTTTCAGGAGACCAATTACAGTGATAAAATCAAGCAAaagtgtttacactggcaagGCGGCGACAAAACTTTTGTAATAAACCTTACAACGcttgtcaaggtggttttatGATGTCACTGAAACAGAGGAGTTCCATCATAGAAAGTGGATTTGCAGTGTGTACACTGCCACTGTTTCTTCACCAAAAGTTGCTTTTTCACGAAAAAAGTTGGCAGTGTAGAGAAGGCCTAAGGAACAATGATGGATAACCAGTATCCACCATCATGTTTCCTGCTGGTGTCTATTAAGGTTTCCCGCACCACGATGTGTAAGAATTATTGAGGCAGGAAGTACCATAAAATACGAAATTATGATTAGTAGGGTCATGTCATCATAATTCATTTacctaaaaaatgaaaatttcatttttcagtgtgtgaGGAGTGACCAATCTGCTTCACCCATAAGAACAGCCTCCAGTTGTGAATGTAGTGTATCAGATTAATATTGTGTTTCCATACAGGTGTTTGTACTGTGACTATCAGCCTGAGCAcatacaggaagtcagtggaacaTACAGTACATGCAGGAGACACCATCTGCCTCAGAGTTGGACACCTTCTCCCCTACTCCATGTCAGATTCCAACACAACCGACTTCACCAACCCTTCCACCTTCATTCTGCTAGGCATTCCTGGCCTGGAGGCGGCCCACAtctggatctccatccccttTTGCACCATGTACTTCATAGCCATCTTGgggaacttcaccatcctgttcatTGTGAAGAGAGAGCCAAGCCTCCATGGgcccatgtactatttcctctgcatgctggccATCACCGACCTGGTCCTGTCCATGTCCATCCAGCCTAAAACACTGAGCTtcttctggttcaattccagggagatcaatttcagtgcctgcctcacccagatgtacTTCATTCATTGCATCTCAGTGATAGAGTCTGGCATCTTTATGGCCATGGCTTTGGATCGCTACGTGGCCATCTGTGATCCCCTGAGACATTCCATCATCCTGACAAATCCCGTGGTGGCCAAGGTTATCCTGGCCGTAGTGCTACGTGGCAGCATGATCATACTGCCCTATCCTTTCCTGATGAGGCAATGGTCATGCTGCAGAACCAACATCATTCCCAGTCGTACTGcacactgtgatacagcatggccagagggcagcatgagagtgttagcagggggccttattccctgccaagggaggaaggtttgctttagattaactagaacacctgtagccatttagagcacctgactccaattataGCCACTGACTCAAatgttagagcacctgacttcatcATGTGTTTGATCAAAAACCCCTCTTCCAGTCAGACGGGTGGATTTTGAAGGAGGAGTTTGCATTGCGATGCAGGTTGCATGCgagttggagaagagaaagtTTGATAAGAGAAGATTAGAAAGTTTTGCAGGCAGTGCTGCGGCATGTGATGGACAGTCCAGAAGAAACCTAGGTAAGGCGGCGCCAGTGttgtagaaaaaacaaaaaagaaagagcaAGAAGCCCTTCCACAGTTTGAAGGTAGGAgagggagaacccagggaacgaaccgctagtcaagtgggtCACCAcgaccctcagggcccctgggttggacctGGTAGTGGGCGGCtccagtccctccctctccactccccgttctccaaggacactagggagtaATAGAGACCGTTGTTCAGAGGAATGCAATGCACCCTGAACCTTACCCAGAGGAAAGAGAAAGCGCTGAACCCAGCAGAACTCCATACCACAATGCCACAGCCATTATAGCCGGTGAATTGGCTGCCGCTGACATTCCAGTCAATAAGTTGTTACGCCTCTGTTGATTCCTTGTGTGTTGGTCGGGATGCAATTGTATGCCGAGACCTATGTCAGAATCCCAGGGCTCTTCAGCCTCCCCACAAAGATGTCCGGGGTGCAGCGGACCGCGCTGCCAAATCTGTCAAGCCTAATCCAAGGTGCCTCTCCGCATACAGTCCAGATCCCTCACCAAGCTGTCTCCCACCGGCACCTCGACCTCCCCATAACCCATCACTAGGGAGACCAAACGATCGACAGACTCTCCCTACTCATTAAAGAGTCGAGTGCCGCCCCGACTCTGAATGTCTGTCGTACATGGTCTTCCTCCCTAACACCAGGTCTAGCCCCATCCCTACCTCCAGGTCACGCACGAAATCTGCGTTCATGTCGCAGTAGGTCCGTACGACAGAGatgttgtgttttggtttttactTCATGTTGGCAGAAAATGCATGACTTTGGTTGACTGCGATCACGAATGCATTAACAGCTGGAACTTTCGTTGTTTTTCTAAGCCATGTTTTCTCACTGTACTTAGCGTTGCCAAAGTTCAAGAGCTAGTTCCTGACATCCTAGGTTTGTTCTCGTTATTCAAGGTTGACCCCAGCACAGCTATTTCAAGACTCTTCCCTCAAGCACGTTCATTTCAGTTTGAAAGGCAATTTTAATTCCTTCGGGACTACGCGATCACAGAGACTTCGGGGAATCTCACTTGAGCCCGCCGAGATCACATGGGGGACCAAAAGTGCAGAGGTCTCTGAGGATCCTGCTCTGGAAATGCCTTTCTCTGAATTGCTAGTTTGAGATCTTCAACTGGCAAGATTATTTGTACGCAGACACCAGACGGTAGCGCTCAATAATCATAGTTTTCCAATTTTACGATGGTTAGGATAACAAATGGGCCACTTATGCAGAGTGGAGACAGCTGCATATGAATGCGCTTAGGCCCTTTTTGGTGAAACCATTGCATGGATAGCTTGATGAAAATCTGTGCATACCTTGGCCTGGCCTGTCATGCCAAGAGTTGGAGCACAGAAAAACAGGACCCTATTCTTGTTTAGGCAGGTCGAGGTCATATGAGCACTTAAATGACAATTAAAGGCTTCCTGACCTCTTTCTTTCTATCAATACTAGATCTTTATTCTTCGATATTCTTATTTTTGTCTAGTTTATTGGGTGACGCTGTGGCTTCTTGACTGCTTTTCAAAGCAATGTATTTTTCGGGTCTTNNNNNNNNNNNNNNNNNNNNNNNNNNNNNNNNNNNNNNNNNNNNNNNNNNNNNNNNNNNNNNNNNNNNNNNNNNNNNNNNNNNNNNNNNNNNNNNNNNNNNNNNNNNNNNNNNNNNNNNNNNNNNNNNNNNNNNNNNNNNNNNNNNNNNNNNNNNNNNNNNNNNNNNNNNNNNNNNNNNNNNNNNNNNNNNNNNNNNNNNNNNNNNNNNNNNNNNNNNNNNNNNNNNNNNNNNNNNNNNNNNNNNNNNNNNNNNNNNNNNNNNNNNNNNNNNNNNNNNNNNNNNNNNNNNNNNNNNNNNNNNNNNNNNNNNNNNNNNNNNNNNNNNNNNNNNNNNNNNNNNNNNNNNNNNNNNNNNNNNNNNNNNNNNNNNNNNNNNNNNNNNNNNNNNNNNNNNNNNNNNNNNNNNNNNNNNNNNNNNNNNNNNNNNNNNNNNNNNNNNNNNNNNNNNNNNNNNNNNNNNNNNNNNNNNNNNNNNNNNNNNNNNNNNNNNNNNNNNNNNNNNNNNNNNNNNNNNNNNNNNNNNNNNNNNNNNNNNNNNNNNNNNNNNNNNNNNNNNNNNNNNNNNNNNNNNNNNNNNNNNNNNNNNNNNNNNNNNNNNNNNNNNNNNNNNNNNNNNNNNNNNNNNNNNNNNNNNNNNNNNNNNNNNNNNNNNNNNNNNNNNNNNNNNNNNNNNNNNNNNNNNNNNNNNNNNNNNNNNNNNNNNNNNNNNNNNNNNNNNNNNNNNNNNNNNNNNNNNNNNNNNNNNNNNNNNNNNNNNNNNNNNNNNNNNNNNNNNNNNNNNNNNNNNNNNNNNNNNNNNNNNNNNNNNNNNNNNNNNNNNNNNNNNNNNNNNNNNNNNNNNNNNNNNNNNNNNNNNNNNNNNNNNNNNNNNNNNNNNNNNNNNNNNN is a window from the Chelonoidis abingdonii isolate Lonesome George unplaced genomic scaffold, CheloAbing_2.0 scaffold0602, whole genome shotgun sequence genome containing:
- the LOC142046037 gene encoding olfactory receptor 52K2-like; translation: MSDSNTTDFTNPSTFILLGIPGLEAAHIWISIPFCTMYFIAILGNFTILFIVKREPSLHGPMYYFLCMLAITDLVLSMSIQPKTLSFFWFNSREINFSACLTQMYFIHCISVIESGIFMAMALDRYVAICDPLRHSIILTNPVVAKVILAVVLRGSMIILPYPFLMRQWSCCRTNIIPSPAIDLAMDNGTTPDTGTVLWLRGYAGLPIGQLYEALKRKSPAMIATPPQENPLVAWVKAYTLQEVLIGNLSDVPSSHDCVVCTRREASEGGSPFLWKFLPLTNLTPQYPASDFNNTNWVHQPLFTCNTTETVIEGYVQFNPLSYSLTLQQIWGLLLGLEALTNITAEGLR